In the Bacteroidota bacterium genome, one interval contains:
- a CDS encoding GatB/YqeY domain-containing protein, whose amino-acid sequence MSLKERITTELTAAMKSGEKLRTETLRSLRALILEFEKSGADREMNADDEMKLLMSAAKKRKDAIEIYQTNNRPELAEKEQHELVIIQEFLPKQLSREEIAAKVEAMIASTGAAGPADTNKVIGPLMKELKGQADGKTVQEVVKEKLAALAS is encoded by the coding sequence ATGTCGCTGAAGGAACGTATCACGACCGAACTCACGGCCGCCATGAAATCGGGCGAGAAGCTTCGCACCGAAACACTGCGCAGTCTGCGCGCACTCATCCTCGAGTTTGAAAAAAGCGGCGCAGACCGCGAGATGAACGCCGACGATGAGATGAAGCTCTTGATGTCGGCCGCAAAGAAGCGCAAGGACGCCATCGAGATCTATCAGACAAATAACCGTCCGGAGCTTGCCGAGAAGGAGCAACACGAGCTCGTTATTATCCAGGAGTTTCTGCCGAAGCAGCTTTCGCGCGAGGAGATCGCTGCGAAAGTGGAGGCGATGATCGCAAGCACCGGTGCCGCAGGCCCTGCCGATACGAACAAGGTCATCGGTCCGCTGATGAAAGAACTCAAAGGACAGGCTGACGGCAAGACCGTACAGGAAGTCGTCAAAGAGAAGCTTGCAGCGCTGGCGTCGTAA